A region from the Nonlabens sp. YIK11 genome encodes:
- a CDS encoding phage major capsid protein: MSEIKTPEQIAEDLNKSIATFKEQVDKAATKEEIAAVNEAIETFKNEQNAKLEGLATSKALKELEDRAIAQGKAITELKSGGKATVKTLAAEFIEKKDAIKDIARGGHGEVEIKALTTRGSITNNASGFFLPEIGQLGVKERSLYNVLPKVNVSDSNNGGTIRYRDWDEATIVRAAAMVAEGAAFPESKAAFEWYTKDLRKVGDTLPVTEEFFEDEAQAAAELDMFLTVNVETEIDSQLVNGDNTGQNLDGIFNSSPAYTPVASGIASANLKDLAIKVRNDITRSRGSKYRPDMMLVSSSTMEGLVLAKDANNNYIFDENTGTLGGLAVVVDENTPDNAIVVGDRRYARIYEKTGLAISRGMVNNQFNEDEMTLKARKRLLLLIREVDKTGFRKVTDVDAALTTLSAAVA, encoded by the coding sequence ATGTCAGAAATCAAGACACCAGAGCAGATAGCAGAGGACTTAAACAAGTCTATCGCTACATTCAAAGAGCAAGTTGACAAAGCGGCTACAAAAGAAGAAATCGCGGCTGTTAACGAGGCTATTGAAACATTTAAAAACGAGCAAAACGCCAAGCTCGAAGGATTGGCTACAAGCAAAGCATTGAAAGAATTGGAAGATCGCGCAATCGCACAAGGCAAAGCAATCACCGAGTTAAAGTCAGGTGGTAAAGCAACTGTAAAAACTCTTGCAGCCGAGTTCATTGAAAAGAAAGATGCAATTAAAGACATCGCACGTGGTGGTCATGGAGAGGTTGAGATAAAAGCCTTAACCACTAGAGGATCCATCACTAACAACGCTTCAGGTTTCTTTTTACCAGAAATAGGACAGTTAGGAGTAAAGGAAAGAAGCCTTTACAACGTTCTACCTAAGGTGAATGTATCTGACAGTAACAATGGCGGTACTATTCGTTACCGTGATTGGGATGAGGCTACAATCGTACGTGCGGCTGCAATGGTTGCAGAAGGAGCAGCTTTCCCAGAATCCAAAGCAGCCTTTGAGTGGTACACTAAAGACTTGCGTAAAGTAGGAGACACCTTGCCAGTAACAGAGGAGTTTTTCGAGGATGAGGCACAAGCAGCAGCAGAACTTGATATGTTCCTTACGGTAAACGTAGAGACTGAAATAGACAGTCAATTAGTAAATGGAGATAATACAGGTCAAAACCTTGACGGTATCTTCAATTCTTCTCCAGCCTATACGCCAGTTGCAAGCGGTATCGCTTCGGCTAACCTTAAGGATCTAGCTATTAAAGTTAGAAACGACATTACACGTTCAAGAGGATCTAAGTATCGTCCTGACATGATGTTGGTTAGTTCTAGCACTATGGAAGGTTTGGTATTGGCTAAAGATGCCAACAACAACTACATATTTGATGAGAACACCGGTACTCTAGGTGGTCTTGCCGTTGTAGTTGATGAGAATACACCAGACAACGCTATCGTAGTTGGAGACAGACGTTATGCCAGAATCTACGAGAAAACAGGACTTGCTATCTCTAGAGGTATGGTTAACAACCAATTCAATGAGGATGAAATGACATTGAAGGCTAGAAAACGTCTTTTATTGTTGATTCGTGAGGTTGACAAAACTGGTTTCCGTAAGGTAACTGATGTCGATGCAGCATTAACAACGTTATCCGCAGCGGTAGCATAA